GAAATAATTAGTTCTTTGGAGTAAACCACTGTGAATAATCGCTAAATTATTTTGTCTTGGTAGCAATAAGTTCGTAATTTTGTTAACATGCTATATaaagttttggggaagaatcaAAATGCTACTTTTACTTCCAAAAAGGGGGAAAATGattacttcttttttttatctagGTTCAGATAATACTCCTGATCTTATTTGTCTCTGATATAGTGAGTTTGCTCCTAATATGGGATTCCTCTACCACCAGATGCCAGATGCAACCCCTGAGGAAATCAAGAAGGCATACTACAGTTGCATGAAAGCGTGCCACCCCGACCTTAGTGGGGACGACCCTGACGTGACCAACTTCTGCATGTTCATCAACGAGGTTTACTCGGTAAGAGCCAGCAGTCAAGTCTTACATTTATGcagcttcatttttttttttgcggaatTTTTGCCCTGAAATTTGTCATTGCACTGAACTAACATGGGGACTGGGGTGCGTGAGAGCAGGTGCTGAGCGATCCAGCGCAACGTGCAGTGTATGATGAAATCCATGGGTACACAGCAACAGCAATCAACCCTTTCTTTGATGACAGTGCACCCAAGGATCATGTGTTCGTTGATGAGTTTACCTGCATTGGTATATTGATAGCTCTCTTCTGAATAGAAGATTCTCTTTTGGGTCATGAGGAGCATAATTCATTTATCTTTGTGGATGCACACCGCTGCAGGATGTAAAAACTGTGCCAATATCTGCCCTAACGTCTTCCAAATTGAGGAAGATTTTGGGAGGTCAAGGGTCTACTCCCAGTCAGGTAGCACAGAACTAATTCAGGATGCCATTGATAGCTGGTGAGACTTTTAAGTGCTTAAATCTTTTCAGTTGTTAGGTCTTGTAGTTATACACAGCATTATTGAAAGCGTTCTTGCAAGTTATTCAGATTTCAGAACAGATAAGTGAATATGTTGCTTATGTTTTCCAAGTTATGCGTATGCTAATGTTTCTGCTCCAAACTTTCTTCTATTTTCATTCTCAGCCCAGTCGATTGTATCCACTGGACTTCCGCTGCACAACTATCACTCCTCGAGAATGAGATGCGTAGAGTAGAGAGGGTGAATGTAAGTAGACTTTCTGTCAGATGGAACTTTTAATTCTGTGTGGTCTTTGTAGCTTTATTGTCATGTTTGACTCTAGAGCAATTCCTTCGCTTAATATGCATTTCTAGATAAGTGATGTATACTGTATATTGCAGTAATGAATTTATAATTGAAGAATTCTCTGGTGGTATTATCCGATATTCTTCTAGCAGTACATTAATCGAAATTTTAAATCTGAGCAGGTTGGTTTGATGCTTTCTGGTATGGGAGCTTCAGTTGATGTTTTTCGGATGGTAATTATCTCTTTATTCGTGTATTTTTTTTCTGCTTTGTCTAATTTACCCCATGGCATGCTCTCAAGGTTCCAGTCTCTTGTCATGGATGTAAATTGTAAGAAAAATGGCCTCACAAACTAACTTAATTTCTCTgtatgaaaaaaatcaaaataatatgTTCGTACCATACAATCAATATTGTGGTTACCAAATTGCAATCGTATCAGTAGTATAATTTCTTCTGGACCTCAACACTGTTTGTCTGTCTGTTGTTAAATGTCAACTTATATTGATATATTTTCTATCTGTGGTAGGCAAGTGTTCGCTGGGAAAAGAGGCAAGCAAAAATCTTGGTACTACTCGTTTCTACACCTTATGAAATGATTTTTAAAATACAAAATATAAATGTTTTTAATGTAATTCTGCATATTTTTACAGGAAAAGGTCAGAACACGGATGGTGAACCAAGAGAATTCGGACACAGGCAGGTCTTGGAGCGATATCTGGGGACCCCCACCACGAGATGAAAACAACGGTAATGCTACTAGAttgtcagaactcagaagtaCCCTGATTACTTTGTAGCATTTGAAATTCGCATCGACTTACTTTCTGTGTATCAACTCTTGTATTGTTGAATCTGATTGTTCCTGGTGCGTGCTGTCAGAGGAAGAAGCATCAGAGAGAGCCAAgagggcggctgctgctgctagaCGTTGGCGAGAGTTCTCAAGGCGAGGCGCAGACAGGCCTCCAACATACAAACTTCCAGAGGCAGTGGGCAACAAGGATTAGCCCACAGAATAGAGAAACACGTGGCATTATTTGGCGAATTTTGGCTACCTGTACAGTGTCATTGTTTGTAGCTCCCAGCCCACACCCACGCTCCATTTGTAAATCTAGACGTAGTGATGTTGATAACCTGTAGAAGACAAGCACCAAATGTATTATATATACATTCAAGGTGTAATAAAAACAAGTGCACATATATGTACATTCACCGTTGCAGTAAATATATAGTACATTGTAATCAAAGGTCTGTTTCCGCCTTTGTGTGTGGTTGTGCAGATGAATTCCGGGGCAAATTTCCTTTGGCAGCAGCCCCAGCCAGCAGCACATCTGCCAAAGGAGAAGTTGCCCAGCAATGCAGCTGCACATCTGAATCTCACGCTCAGAAACCAATTGGGGCTCCCCGTATGGTATGACTATTTGTCCCGTGTGTGTGCAGGCAGGCACACATGGTATCGATCACTGTGCAGGGGTTCTATTtatcctcctgctgctgctgctgcaagggCACGATGAGCGGATGAGGAACCGAGGATATGCTGTAGAACAATGCCTTGGTCCAGGACTCTAGATGATGACCACCTATGAGAACAAAGGCAGGCTGACTGCCATGTGCCTTGCCAAGATTAAGGCCTTCTCTGGTCCATATATCATCCTTGGCCTAATTTTTCGTTAAAAAAAAGTAACTGGCAAGAGCTTCGTCAGGCGTACTCTGTCCGTCATGTAATATAATATAAAGCATTCTAGCGATATAATGCATCGTAGGCACATTTGGATAATTGCTTATTTAATTCTTCCTGAAATTGACATGATAAGGGTAGCTGATTGGTGAATCATTACCGTAAATAAATGACTTGTTATCTGATATGCAACTAATCATTACTAAAAATAATTTAGAGGTACATGCATTTTTTATACTCTCATAGTATGATATAGCACAATCTTCCAAATTAAACTTTGATCgttaatttatcttatattatattatttatagttataaatttataatcattggagagtacatttgattacaaatccaaccatgtcaaatttatattaaaaaataaaaaatcattgGCTAAATTTTTATCAAAAATCGTAAACTTCGAATCTTGGTATGCATGTACGCCTTATAAATACGAACGGAGGAGTATGTCCTAAAATTTCAAGGAAGGAAATATATTAGTACAGAAGAAGCAACTGAAAAACGACAAAAAGATTACACACCCACATGACCATATCCTTGGCCCCATTTCCTGCCAAAGATCCTCCGTTACGTGCGTAATGCAGACATGCCGTGCTTTAAGCTACACGCCCTCGCGCCGGGGTACGTACGCGCTGGGCAAAGAGCGTGCTGCTGCAGTAGCATGCCATGAAGATGGTCACGCTGGCTTTTGCGGATTATTCCCGGTCCTGATTGCGAGACCACTGCAGCGATCGAGGAGATGGAATCATGGAAAGGCGGCCGATCTATCGACGGCACCAAAGGCGAGCAATGCAGGCCGTAAAGAAGAGCATACATATAGGATATCCGTGAGCATGTTCTCCCCTGCTGCTCTTCTCGATCGGCCTGCTGGGAGAGGGATCGGAGGGACCTCATTGCCCTCCATCATGTTGCGCGCCGCATGACGAACGATGATCAGGCtggtacgccgccgccgctgggacTGGGAGCGGCCGGgaacagcagcagccagcagccgcGCGCCGGTGTACGTGGACGCGTCAATAGCTGATGGATGGATCGATGCTTGGGCAGgccagccggcggcgcgcgcgcacggTGCTGATCAAGGGGGCGCGCGGACTGGAAGCGATCGGCAGCGCGTGTCAGTGCATGATTGTGCATCGGTCTCGTCCTCTAAATTTCAACACAGTTGGGTTTGCGTGGAATCTGATTTGCTTTACTACGGGTCCGTCTGAGCCTGACCACGATGGACAGGGGCACAGGGCCGGCCGATTGTGCAGCGGACATGCATTTCGATCGGCCGTAAGTCGTGGCAGCTTCAGTCTAAACCGTACTATTCTTTTCGATaatttctcctttctttttttaacaTGGTATATACGAACATATAAGCTCGTATACACAGATACACACTCAGCAACGCCTCACTTTCGAGGAACATGACATGCCCTCGCCATTTAAAAAATAGTTAGCTAAAATCTAAACACCCGTTAAGAATAATTAGCTTGACACGTACGGGAAGAAACTATATGGGCAacacattttattttatttaaccAGTACagttaaaaaaatcataagctagccatcatcatccatcatataTTCATATGTGGCTATGAATGCAGCCAAGTTCATTTTCTTATCATGCTAAAATGGTTTTGACTTGCAAAGACCTcatgtgtttttttaaaaaaatttgtagATACATGAGGTACTTGTTGGCGCTTTTTCTAGCTAACACACGGGTGCGCTAGATCGTGCGAGTCGCGAACAGACCGAATAGCCAAGATGTTGCATAGGTCGATCAGACCGCAACCCAGTCAGACCGGTTTTCTCGGGATTGGCTCGAGCTGGTCGTTCGAGGGGGTAACTACCACACTTACGTGGTGGAGGACGGCTAGGTTTATAAGCAAACCAGCAAAGGGATAACCAACGCACTTACATGGCGAAGAACGACTAGTTACAAGCAAACTAGCAAAGAGCGTCGAAGCTCTTGCCCGGGAGGGACCCTGTCAAGGCGTGGACGTCGCCGGTATGCCCTAGGTCGACCAGCAAGCCTAGAACGCCATCTATGATCGTGGAGAATAGTAGATGAACAGAATGGAGGTTGGAAAAGGATTAGGGTTTAGGAGATAAAAGTAAATTGTAGATTGGTTCGATGGGATGCCCTCAATCGGTcatggccctttatatttatagggtgggaagGTCTTGCCCCAGTAGAGTCAAAGGTTATATAAATCtcatgtcaaaatacaacttcCAACTCGGATTAGGCTTgactgaccggtcagaccgcccatcccgac
This sequence is a window from Setaria italica strain Yugu1 chromosome III, Setaria_italica_v2.0, whole genome shotgun sequence. Protein-coding genes within it:
- the LOC101786293 gene encoding chaperone protein dnaJ C76, chloroplastic; translation: MAPPLLSPPLLAEPLVALPRSFPCSRPTPQLATVGFAGAVRSDRQGSWSARRRRDLRIRATATEADYERPEEDVADDYYSVLGVMPDATPEEIKKAYYSCMKACHPDLSGDDPDVTNFCMFINEVYSVLSDPAQRAVYDEIHGYTATAINPFFDDSAPKDHVFVDEFTCIGCKNCANICPNVFQIEEDFGRSRVYSQSGSTELIQDAIDSCPVDCIHWTSAAQLSLLENEMRRVERVNVGLMLSGMGASVDVFRMASVRWEKRQAKILEKVRTRMVNQENSDTGRSWSDIWGPPPRDENNEEEASERAKRAAAAARRWREFSRRGADRPPTYKLPEAVGNKD